CCCTtaccctttctctctcttcatcaccAACAGAAGCTGAATCCTGACGGACAGCCCACCAGCTCGGCCCACCCGGCCCGGTTCTCCCCAGACGACAAGTTCTCCCGACATCGAGTGATTCTCAAGAAACGCTTTGGCCTCCTGCTCACCCAGCAGCCCAGGCATGT
This region of Scophthalmus maximus strain ysfricsl-2021 chromosome 12, ASM2237912v1, whole genome shotgun sequence genomic DNA includes:
- the nop10 gene encoding H/ACA ribonucleoprotein complex subunit 3 yields the protein MFLQFYENESGERIYTLKKLNPDGQPTSSAHPARFSPDDKFSRHRVILKKRFGLLLTQQPRHVL